A stretch of the Cyanobacterium stanieri LEGE 03274 genome encodes the following:
- a CDS encoding CPBP family intramembrane glutamic endopeptidase — MNIKRSLLAIITVISLLSVFFALGQSLAEPQVQSQLELYQTNLILNVAELETSDNENLNQIAPSLVGNNPYQVAEKQYEKVLNAITKQEEEKEKELITLSETPRQQIKQSLDKNQEIIEQLTIKIGLINATQNNTEKASEYWQQISNNSVASTLNNLWQSEGNIEANSETIINENLEDWFKLTALTKYYQNQNNQDKLLEIKSQQQTLAEKATIRLIILSIIPFLGGVIGTGLLIFLLIQWLLKKESSIIAVNGNLSWELKWDWETILQVLIIGFFFVSQILLPILFSASGFNPAGLSIRGKALYVLVSYFLMAGSGLLVLYLSVKPFFPLPEGWFKLTNKNWFWWGLGGYLTAIPLVFLVSFLNQQIWHGQGGSNPLLMLALESQDKVALLIFFITASVAAPIFEEIVFRGFLLPSLTRYMPVWGAIILSGGVFAIAHLSLSEILPLATLGILLGIVYTRSRSLLSSIMVHSLWNSGTLFSLFLLGSKIN; from the coding sequence ATGAATATAAAACGATCGCTCTTAGCCATAATCACAGTAATATCATTATTAAGTGTATTTTTCGCCCTAGGACAAAGTTTAGCAGAACCGCAAGTACAATCACAACTAGAATTATATCAAACCAACCTCATTCTTAACGTTGCCGAATTAGAAACATCAGACAACGAAAACTTAAACCAAATTGCCCCTAGTTTAGTGGGAAATAATCCCTATCAAGTAGCAGAAAAACAATATGAAAAAGTATTAAATGCTATCACTAAACAAGAAGAAGAAAAAGAAAAAGAATTAATAACCTTATCAGAAACTCCCAGACAACAAATTAAACAAAGTTTAGATAAAAACCAAGAAATCATTGAACAGTTAACCATAAAAATAGGGTTAATTAACGCTACTCAAAATAATACAGAAAAAGCCTCAGAATATTGGCAACAAATATCTAATAATTCAGTGGCATCAACCCTAAATAACCTATGGCAATCAGAAGGTAACATTGAAGCAAATTCTGAAACTATCATTAATGAAAATTTAGAAGATTGGTTTAAATTAACAGCCCTCACCAAATATTATCAAAACCAGAATAATCAAGATAAACTATTAGAAATAAAATCACAACAACAAACCTTAGCAGAAAAAGCCACCATTAGATTAATTATCCTTAGTATCATCCCCTTTTTAGGAGGAGTTATTGGCACAGGTTTACTAATTTTTTTACTAATTCAATGGTTACTGAAAAAAGAATCATCCATTATTGCGGTTAATGGTAATTTATCATGGGAATTAAAATGGGATTGGGAAACCATTTTACAAGTATTAATCATTGGTTTTTTCTTCGTTTCTCAAATACTATTACCAATTTTGTTTAGTGCCAGTGGTTTTAATCCTGCGGGTTTAAGCATTAGAGGTAAGGCTTTATACGTGTTAGTTAGTTATTTCTTGATGGCAGGTAGTGGTTTATTGGTGTTGTATTTATCTGTCAAGCCCTTTTTTCCTCTGCCAGAAGGTTGGTTTAAATTGACTAATAAAAATTGGTTTTGGTGGGGTTTAGGGGGCTATTTAACCGCCATTCCCCTAGTGTTTTTAGTATCTTTCCTTAACCAACAAATTTGGCATGGGCAAGGGGGTAGTAATCCTTTATTGATGTTGGCGTTGGAATCCCAAGATAAAGTTGCCCTGTTGATTTTCTTTATCACTGCCTCCGTAGCCGCGCCCATTTTTGAAGAGATAGTTTTTCGTGGCTTTTTGTTACCTTCTTTAACTCGTTATATGCCAGTATGGGGGGCTATTATACTTAGTGGAGGTGTATTTGCGATCGCCCATCTTAGCTTATCAGAAATCTTACCCTTAGCCACCCTAGGAATTTTATTGGGGATAGTTTACACTCGCTCTCGCAGTTTATTATCTTCGATTATGGTACATAGTTTATGGAATAGTGGTACTCTATTTAGTTTATTTTTATTAGGCAGTAAAATCAATTAA
- the purH gene encoding bifunctional phosphoribosylaminoimidazolecarboxamide formyltransferase/IMP cyclohydrolase encodes MTGLALLSVSDKTGIVELAQTLVNEFGFDIVSSGGTAKTLQSAGIKVTKVSDYTGSPEILGGRVKTLHPRIHGGILARDTEEDLADLKANDIRAFDAVVVNLYPFEQTIADPNCTLAEAIEKIDIGGPAMVRATAKNYHHVAVLTNPAMYNQYIEELRAHGGKTTLEFRQARSAEAFAMTASYDQAICRYFGEVAPDTQGYYGIGGQKIATLRYGENPHQQASWYQSGNQKTGWAGAQQLQGKELSYNNLVDLEATRRIIAEFPEDEPAAVIVKHTNPCGVAVGSSLIDAYNKAYEADSVSAFGGIVALNRPIDAPTATAMSKIFLECIVAPDCTEEAKQILAKKPNLRVLILSDLYAGSQDNIKAIAGGFLVQDNDIQIESPAQWEVVTEKKPTEEQLKELFFAWKIVKHVKSNAIAISKNRTTLGIGAGQMNRVGSVKIALEQAGNQAQGAYLASDAFFPFDDSVRTAAAAGITAIIQPGGSIKDKDSIKAADELGLVMVFTGVRHFLH; translated from the coding sequence ATGACAGGTTTAGCTTTATTAAGCGTTTCAGATAAAACAGGTATTGTAGAGTTAGCGCAAACATTAGTTAACGAATTTGGCTTTGACATCGTCAGTAGTGGTGGTACAGCCAAAACCCTCCAATCCGCAGGAATAAAAGTAACTAAAGTAAGTGACTACACAGGCTCACCCGAAATTTTGGGCGGTAGGGTAAAAACCTTACATCCTCGTATCCATGGGGGTATCCTTGCCCGTGATACCGAAGAAGACTTAGCAGATTTAAAAGCCAACGACATTAGGGCTTTTGATGCGGTGGTGGTGAACTTATATCCCTTTGAACAAACCATTGCCGATCCTAATTGTACCTTAGCAGAGGCGATCGAAAAAATCGATATTGGTGGCCCTGCCATGGTGAGGGCGACGGCAAAAAATTATCACCATGTGGCGGTATTAACTAACCCTGCCATGTATAATCAATATATCGAAGAATTGAGAGCCCATGGCGGTAAAACTACCCTCGAATTTCGTCAAGCTCGTTCGGCGGAAGCCTTTGCCATGACAGCAAGTTATGATCAGGCCATTTGTCGTTATTTCGGTGAAGTTGCCCCAGATACCCAGGGTTATTATGGCATCGGTGGACAAAAAATTGCAACCCTACGTTATGGAGAAAACCCCCATCAACAGGCGAGTTGGTATCAAAGCGGTAATCAAAAAACTGGTTGGGCAGGGGCGCAGCAGTTACAGGGTAAGGAGTTAAGTTATAACAATTTGGTGGATTTAGAGGCTACTAGAAGAATAATAGCCGAATTTCCCGAAGATGAACCAGCGGCGGTAATTGTCAAACATACTAACCCCTGTGGGGTGGCTGTGGGTTCTAGTCTGATAGATGCTTATAATAAGGCTTATGAGGCGGATTCTGTCTCGGCTTTTGGGGGTATTGTCGCCCTAAATCGCCCCATTGATGCCCCTACGGCTACGGCTATGAGTAAGATTTTCTTAGAATGTATTGTTGCCCCTGATTGCACTGAGGAAGCAAAACAAATTTTAGCTAAAAAGCCTAATTTAAGGGTGTTGATTCTCTCGGATTTATATGCAGGTAGTCAGGATAATATAAAGGCGATCGCCGGGGGCTTTTTAGTGCAAGATAATGATATACAAATCGAAAGCCCTGCCCAATGGGAAGTTGTCACCGAGAAAAAACCCACCGAAGAGCAATTAAAAGAGTTATTCTTTGCTTGGAAGATTGTTAAACATGTAAAATCAAATGCGATCGCCATTAGCAAAAATCGTACTACCCTCGGTATCGGTGCAGGGCAAATGAATCGGGTAGGCTCGGTGAAAATCGCCCTAGAACAAGCAGGAAATCAAGCCCAAGGGGCTTATTTAGCTAGTGATGCCTTTTTCCCCTTTGATGATTCTGTCCGCACTGCGGCCGCTGCAGGTATCACAGCGATAATTCAACCAGGAGGCTCAATTAAAGATAAAGACTCCATTAAAGCAGCCGATGAGTTAGGTTTGGTGATGGTATTTACTGGGGTAAGGCATTTCTTACATTAA
- a CDS encoding DUF3086 domain-containing protein, with protein MSETDKNNLQNNDIKDTFGNDDDLWDSQSTEAGNQPNYDFEEKEDLETMMDDNPEDKEEEKEIVAPSIIQEKSNNEESITPSSEESTPEIETLSEEDNQETVQEIIEDNLSSETEKVNKSLDIIDGNKDEVENLEEELSNSEQDTLTDKEDAGDLHSQKETLIHEIQSLLVQKNQLIQEQQETTKNISILVQESLKVLEEKKQNLEIAVQKLEHRKERIEKEMRTTFSGVSQDLAIRVQGFKDYLVGSLQDLAIAAEQLDLNTNNNMDSWETNNNPQPVVSNSTDNLNPQFVEKSFQEETRIIRSLIDQYRTRPDYYGPSWQLRRTFEPIHAERVSNWFFTQGGRGALKGMTSRLQNILIASAIISILSQLYGDRLRVLILSDTPEKLGEWRRGLQDCLGISRGDFGPSRGVVLFETAEALSQKADRIMDERDLPLVIMDQNEDRVNLSLLQFPLWLAFAPEKPMASYDYF; from the coding sequence ATGTCAGAAACAGATAAAAATAACCTTCAAAATAACGACATAAAAGATACTTTCGGTAATGACGATGATTTATGGGATAGTCAATCCACAGAAGCAGGAAATCAGCCAAATTATGACTTTGAAGAAAAAGAAGATTTAGAAACTATGATGGATGATAATCCAGAGGACAAAGAAGAAGAAAAGGAAATTGTTGCCCCTTCTATCATTCAAGAAAAATCCAATAATGAAGAATCAATAACCCCATCCTCGGAAGAATCAACCCCAGAAATTGAAACTTTATCAGAAGAAGATAATCAAGAAACAGTGCAGGAAATAATAGAAGATAATTTATCTTCAGAAACAGAAAAGGTTAATAAAAGTCTTGATATTATTGATGGAAATAAAGATGAGGTAGAAAATTTAGAAGAAGAACTTTCAAATAGTGAACAAGATACCCTCACTGATAAAGAAGATGCGGGAGATTTACACAGCCAAAAAGAAACCCTAATCCATGAAATACAAAGTCTTTTAGTGCAAAAAAATCAACTGATTCAAGAACAACAAGAAACTACTAAAAATATTAGTATTTTAGTCCAAGAAAGTTTAAAAGTTTTGGAGGAGAAAAAGCAAAATTTAGAAATTGCGGTGCAAAAATTAGAGCATCGTAAAGAGAGAATAGAAAAGGAAATGAGGACTACTTTTTCGGGTGTTTCTCAAGATTTAGCTATTCGGGTACAGGGTTTTAAAGATTACCTTGTGGGTAGTTTACAAGATTTAGCCATTGCGGCGGAACAACTTGACTTAAACACTAATAATAATATGGATTCGTGGGAAACGAATAATAACCCTCAACCCGTAGTAAGTAATTCCACTGATAACCTTAATCCTCAATTTGTGGAAAAAAGTTTCCAAGAAGAAACAAGGATTATTCGTAGTTTAATTGATCAATATCGCACCCGTCCAGATTATTATGGCCCTTCTTGGCAGTTGCGACGCACTTTTGAACCAATCCACGCTGAAAGGGTATCTAATTGGTTTTTTACTCAAGGGGGTAGGGGTGCATTAAAGGGTATGACATCAAGGTTACAAAATATTCTCATTGCCTCGGCTATCATATCGATATTATCACAGTTATATGGCGATCGCCTCCGGGTCTTAATCTTATCCGACACCCCAGAAAAACTAGGGGAATGGCGTAGGGGATTACAAGACTGTCTGGGTATTTCTCGGGGAGATTTTGGCCCAAGTCGTGGAGTTGTCTTATTTGAAACGGCCGAAGCACTATCTCAAAAAGCAGATAGAATTATGGATGAGAGAGATTTACCTTTAGTAATTATGGATCAAAACGAAGATAGAGTAAATCTTTCACTACTACAATTTCCCCTCTGGTTAGCATTTGCCCCAGAAAAACCCATGGCTAGTTACGATTATTTTTAA
- a CDS encoding serine/threonine-protein kinase, with the protein MLSLVGEGQFGKVYSAIHRQTGELFALKQLDAQKFSTKKFLRETRILLSLDHENIIRCQGLEHSKKNRFLVTEYCDSGTLRDFIDSSIGLNIEQKLKIIVDILSGLSYVHLKGIIHRDLKPENILLTVSPNGWVAKISDFGVAKIEIEDKGNDIHSLGDTGSPAYMAPEQFYGKYSYSSDIYAVGIILYELLTGKRPFSGSPKEIMIGHLNYSPDIPEHLSPFLQDILKTALAKLPSHRFRTAKEMKGQVLRFLLGLDTKIVDRSPFFDGFLEGENGAFQVDIIDSLDHVFPLFVVSESYFYFAVDNKVVIKQYQVINNQLSIFATKVKFFDGNIIDLQIINDGCFVVVKNTDIYCYFFNVLSEDISLLYSFSANIFISAIAPSCQWLTLGINDNLNKKFQLIKLDDLSCLMPSIEDFFPKEIIIIDQGHGLVIFEQKEVNKNYTFWKFFTRKGAWYNHYCLNLPLENIKINPQHKNYFIAREKFTNHLIIINLKPFTIKRIPLNFYSQFIVAFDNYFICASSQGKILCLDLKGNLVNSFDLQKTIININNLKNKMLIILVLVNNKCQIISLQNVIPYASINSI; encoded by the coding sequence ATGTTAAGCCTAGTAGGGGAAGGGCAATTTGGTAAAGTGTATAGTGCCATTCATCGACAAACGGGGGAATTATTTGCCCTAAAACAGTTAGACGCCCAAAAGTTTTCCACAAAAAAGTTTTTACGAGAAACCAGAATTTTATTAAGTTTAGACCATGAAAATATTATCCGTTGTCAAGGTTTAGAGCATAGTAAAAAAAATCGTTTTTTGGTAACAGAATATTGTGATAGTGGTACTTTAAGAGATTTTATTGATAGTTCTATTGGATTAAATATAGAACAAAAACTAAAAATAATTGTCGATATTTTATCTGGTTTATCTTATGTCCATTTAAAAGGAATTATTCACCGAGATTTAAAGCCAGAAAATATTTTATTAACAGTTTCTCCTAATGGTTGGGTTGCCAAAATATCTGATTTTGGAGTGGCAAAAATTGAGATAGAAGATAAGGGGAATGATATTCATAGTTTAGGGGATACTGGTTCTCCTGCCTATATGGCCCCTGAGCAATTTTATGGTAAATATTCCTATAGTTCGGATATTTACGCTGTGGGGATTATTCTATATGAATTATTGACGGGAAAACGTCCTTTTTCTGGTAGCCCAAAGGAAATTATGATAGGGCATCTTAATTATTCTCCTGATATTCCTGAACATTTATCGCCTTTTTTGCAAGATATTTTAAAGACTGCTTTGGCAAAGTTGCCAAGTCATCGTTTTCGCACTGCTAAGGAAATGAAAGGGCAAGTTTTACGATTTTTATTGGGTTTAGATACAAAAATTGTGGATAGGAGTCCTTTTTTTGATGGTTTTTTAGAGGGGGAAAATGGTGCGTTTCAAGTTGATATTATTGATAGTTTAGATCATGTTTTTCCTTTGTTTGTGGTTAGTGAATCTTATTTTTATTTCGCCGTTGATAATAAGGTTGTTATTAAGCAATATCAGGTTATTAATAATCAGTTATCTATTTTTGCTACTAAGGTAAAATTTTTTGATGGTAATATCATCGATTTACAAATTATTAATGATGGTTGTTTTGTAGTCGTTAAAAATACTGATATTTATTGTTATTTTTTTAATGTTTTATCTGAAGATATAAGTCTTTTATATTCTTTTTCTGCTAATATTTTTATAAGTGCGATCGCCCCTAGTTGTCAATGGTTAACCTTAGGAATTAACGACAATCTAAATAAAAAATTTCAGTTAATCAAATTAGATGATTTAAGTTGTTTAATGCCTTCTATAGAAGACTTTTTCCCCAAAGAAATTATAATAATTGACCAAGGACATGGATTGGTAATATTTGAACAAAAAGAAGTTAATAAAAACTATACATTTTGGAAATTTTTTACCAGAAAAGGAGCTTGGTATAATCACTATTGTTTAAACTTACCCCTAGAAAATATTAAGATTAATCCTCAACATAAAAACTACTTTATAGCTAGAGAAAAATTTACTAATCATCTAATTATTATTAATCTTAAACCTTTTACCATCAAAAGAATACCTTTAAATTTTTACTCTCAATTTATTGTCGCTTTTGACAATTATTTTATCTGTGCAAGTTCTCAAGGAAAAATATTATGTTTAGATTTAAAAGGAAATCTAGTGAACAGTTTTGATTTACAAAAGACCATCATCAATATTAATAATTTAAAAAATAAAATGCTTATAATATTAGTTTTAGTAAATAATAAATGTCAGATAATTTCCTTACAAAATGTTATTCCATATGCTTCTATAAACTCTATTTAA
- a CDS encoding ABC transporter ATP-binding protein/permease, whose protein sequence is MNKKVNFNIFKKFWDIAKLYWLGEEKKGAFTLLILLGLLLIGYTQLSVLLNRNQGELISTLAAKDEALFWGAVQSFLTVLVIYVPLFAGFSYVQSKLGLYWRKWLSEHFLGRYFANRSFYQLSAKYKEIDNPDQRISEDIRGFTQDSLLFLLVIVQSVLQVIAFSAVLWSISQRLVIFLLVYAIAGTIITTGVFGKKLVNLNFAQLQKEANFRFGLVRVRENSESIAFYQGERQEENHLNNLFNDVYKNFNSLIIWQELYLGLFVNTFEFLPYVIPAVIVAPSVLSGDLEVGKVSEATGAFARVFFSLNIIVSRFQSLTSFAAGVNRLSSFYEFLKIEDKKSISTQNKPTIDTVISNKIATNKLTLQTPNYQNTLFDDLSLELPPQQGLLIMGSSGCGKSSLLRAIGGLWNSGTGVIYRPKLEEMLFLPQRPYMIIGTLREQLTYPSVNKSIDDQELQEVLNLVNLSNLAERFGGFEVEKDWGEVLSLGEQQRVAFARIFINKPKYVILDEATSALDVNNEASLYSYLKLQNITYISVGHRESLKNYHQSTINFDDNKSILITS, encoded by the coding sequence ATGAATAAAAAAGTCAATTTTAATATCTTTAAAAAGTTCTGGGATATTGCCAAATTATATTGGTTAGGAGAAGAAAAAAAAGGAGCTTTTACCCTCCTAATATTATTAGGATTATTACTGATTGGTTACACTCAATTAAGTGTATTATTAAACCGTAATCAAGGGGAATTAATATCTACTTTAGCAGCAAAAGATGAGGCTCTTTTTTGGGGTGCGGTGCAATCTTTTTTGACAGTATTGGTAATTTATGTTCCCCTTTTTGCAGGGTTTTCCTATGTACAAAGTAAACTTGGTTTGTATTGGCGAAAGTGGTTGAGTGAGCATTTTTTGGGGCGATACTTTGCTAATCGCTCATTTTACCAGTTGAGTGCGAAATATAAGGAAATTGATAACCCAGATCAACGTATTTCTGAGGATATAAGGGGTTTTACCCAAGATTCCCTTTTGTTTTTACTGGTGATTGTGCAATCAGTTTTACAGGTAATTGCTTTTAGTGCTGTTTTGTGGTCTATTTCTCAACGATTAGTTATCTTTTTATTAGTATATGCGATCGCAGGTACAATTATCACAACGGGGGTATTTGGGAAGAAATTAGTTAACCTCAATTTTGCCCAACTACAAAAAGAAGCAAATTTTCGTTTTGGTTTAGTAAGGGTGAGAGAAAATAGCGAATCCATTGCTTTTTATCAGGGGGAAAGACAAGAAGAAAATCATCTAAATAATTTATTTAACGATGTATATAAAAACTTTAATTCTTTGATCATCTGGCAAGAATTATATTTAGGTTTATTTGTTAATACATTTGAGTTTTTACCCTATGTTATTCCAGCGGTTATAGTTGCTCCTAGTGTTTTATCAGGGGATTTAGAAGTAGGTAAAGTTAGCGAGGCAACAGGTGCATTTGCAAGAGTATTTTTCTCCTTAAATATTATTGTTAGTCGCTTTCAGTCTCTGACAAGTTTTGCTGCGGGGGTGAATCGTTTATCGAGTTTCTATGAGTTTTTAAAAATAGAAGATAAAAAGTCAATTTCTACTCAAAATAAACCGACTATTGACACCGTTATTAGTAATAAAATTGCCACCAATAAATTAACTTTACAAACTCCCAATTATCAAAATACTCTTTTTGATGACCTTTCCCTAGAATTGCCACCCCAACAGGGTTTATTGATTATGGGTAGTAGTGGATGCGGTAAAAGTTCCCTTCTAAGGGCTATTGGGGGCTTATGGAATTCTGGCACAGGGGTAATTTATCGACCAAAATTAGAGGAAATGCTATTTTTGCCCCAGCGCCCTTACATGATTATTGGTACCCTTAGAGAACAATTAACCTATCCTAGTGTTAATAAATCCATCGATGATCAAGAATTACAAGAGGTTTTAAACTTAGTTAATTTATCTAATTTAGCAGAAAGATTTGGCGGTTTTGAGGTAGAAAAAGACTGGGGCGAAGTGTTATCTTTAGGGGAACAACAAAGGGTTGCTTTTGCTCGTATTTTTATTAATAAACCAAAATACGTCATTTTAGATGAAGCTACTAGCGCCTTGGATGTGAACAACGAAGCTAGTTTATATAGCTATTTAAAGTTACAAAATATTACTTATATTAGTGTTGGACACCGTGAAAGTTTAAAAAATTATCATCAATCAACGATTAATTTTGACGATAATAAATCCATACTTATAACAAGTTAA
- the leuD gene encoding 3-isopropylmalate dehydratase small subunit: MSERKIVTGKGIPLVGNDIDTDRIIPARFLRCVTFDGLGEQAFADDRASNPEHSFNLPQYQNANILVVNANFGCGSSREHAPQAIARWGIDAIIGESFAEIFFGNCLTMGVPCVTTSSANIKSIQNLLKENPDVNMTLDLEDMQVKCGRYSSSVKMDSGARSMLVSGKWDTCGLLTKNIPQIQETATKLPYVAW, from the coding sequence ATGAGTGAAAGAAAAATCGTAACTGGTAAAGGAATCCCCCTCGTGGGAAATGATATTGATACCGATAGAATTATCCCCGCCCGTTTTTTGCGTTGTGTCACCTTTGATGGTTTGGGAGAACAAGCCTTCGCCGATGATAGGGCATCCAATCCAGAACATTCCTTCAATTTACCTCAATACCAAAATGCTAACATATTGGTGGTCAACGCTAACTTTGGTTGTGGTTCGAGTCGTGAACACGCACCTCAGGCGATCGCCCGTTGGGGTATAGATGCTATTATCGGAGAAAGTTTTGCTGAAATCTTTTTCGGTAACTGTCTTACCATGGGTGTACCCTGTGTTACCACCTCTTCAGCCAATATCAAAAGCATCCAAAACCTACTCAAAGAAAATCCCGATGTTAATATGACCTTAGACTTAGAAGATATGCAGGTCAAATGTGGTCGTTATAGTAGTAGTGTCAAAATGGACTCAGGCGCTAGAAGTATGTTAGTTTCTGGTAAATGGGATACCTGCGGTTTACTCACCAAAAATATTCCCCAAATCCAAGAAACCGCCACCAAACTCCCCTATGTGGCTTGGTAA
- the proA gene encoding glutamate-5-semialdehyde dehydrogenase, with protein MKEIAQKTRTAAQQLAILSDTARNQALEAIAHALEKHQKEIIDANDADCRASEGVISKALSARLLLGENKLKGAIAGVRDVAKLADPLGTLTLHRELDQGLILRRVSCPLGVLGVIFEARPDALIQITSLAIKSGNGVILKGGKEALNTCTTLVKIIHEALSQTEVNPDAVQLLTTREEIKTLLSLDEYVDLIIPRGSNEFVRYVQENTKIPVLGHADGICHLFIDESADLDKAISVTVDAKTQYPAACNAIETLLVHSAIAPKFLPLVAEVLSTKGVKLKGDATTQTIIDCESATEEDWRTEYSDLILSIKIVDDLPGAIGHVNNYGSKHTDGIITENQTNADTFLNQVDAAGVYHNCSTRFADGFRYGFGAEVGISTQKMPPRGPVGLEGLVTYKYKLTGNGDIAATYSGQNPKPFTHHDL; from the coding sequence ATGAAGGAAATTGCCCAAAAAACTCGCACGGCTGCTCAACAATTAGCGATCCTTTCTGATACGGCTCGTAATCAAGCATTAGAGGCGATCGCACACGCCCTCGAAAAACATCAAAAAGAGATTATTGATGCTAATGATGCCGATTGTCGTGCTTCTGAGGGGGTAATTTCTAAGGCACTCTCTGCCCGTTTACTGTTAGGGGAAAATAAGTTAAAAGGGGCGATCGCAGGGGTGCGGGATGTGGCAAAATTAGCAGATCCCCTCGGCACCCTTACCCTACACCGAGAACTCGATCAAGGATTAATTCTACGCCGTGTTAGTTGCCCATTAGGGGTGTTGGGGGTCATTTTTGAGGCGCGCCCCGATGCTCTGATTCAAATCACCAGTTTGGCGATCAAATCGGGCAATGGAGTAATTTTGAAAGGGGGTAAAGAAGCCCTCAACACTTGCACCACTTTAGTAAAAATAATTCACGAAGCACTTAGTCAGACGGAGGTTAATCCCGATGCAGTGCAACTTTTAACCACCCGAGAAGAAATAAAAACTCTCCTTTCCCTCGATGAATATGTGGATTTGATTATCCCCCGTGGCTCTAATGAATTTGTCCGTTATGTGCAGGAAAACACCAAAATCCCCGTTTTAGGTCATGCTGACGGTATTTGTCACCTGTTTATCGATGAATCCGCCGATTTAGACAAAGCGATTTCCGTTACTGTGGATGCTAAAACCCAATATCCTGCGGCTTGTAATGCCATTGAAACTTTACTCGTACACAGTGCGATCGCCCCTAAATTTTTACCTTTAGTGGCCGAAGTCTTAAGCACCAAGGGGGTTAAACTAAAAGGAGATGCCACCACCCAAACTATTATTGATTGTGAAAGTGCCACCGAGGAAGATTGGCGCACCGAATACAGTGATTTGATTCTATCTATCAAAATTGTAGATGATTTACCAGGGGCGATCGGTCATGTAAATAACTATGGCTCAAAACATACCGATGGCATCATCACCGAAAACCAAACCAACGCCGATACCTTCCTCAACCAAGTAGATGCCGCAGGAGTATATCACAACTGTTCAACCCGTTTTGCCGACGGCTTCCGCTACGGTTTTGGGGCAGAAGTAGGCATCAGCACCCAAAAAATGCCCCCCCGAGGGCCCGTCGGTTTAGAAGGATTAGTCACCTATAAATACAAACTAACAGGCAACGGAGACATCGCCGCCACCTATAGCGGACAAAATCCCAAACCTTTTACCCACCATGATTTATAG
- a CDS encoding YggT family protein, translating into MNNEPFNEDDNLEKQQELRQEEEAYKLHKRERELKAQKRATTFRWIVNTIYVLVGFLQVLLFIRFMLRLLGANPENQFAQFIYSVSDPFISPFATLFISPVSDETMNPIGGMNVFDLNVIVAIIVYALLGWLGVTIVRYLYKRP; encoded by the coding sequence ATGAATAACGAACCTTTTAATGAAGATGATAACCTAGAAAAACAGCAAGAACTTCGCCAAGAAGAAGAAGCCTACAAACTCCATAAAAGAGAAAGAGAATTAAAAGCACAAAAAAGGGCGACTACATTCCGTTGGATTGTCAACACTATTTATGTATTAGTAGGATTTTTACAAGTTTTACTATTTATTAGATTTATGCTGCGTCTTTTGGGTGCTAACCCTGAAAATCAATTTGCCCAATTCATATACAGCGTTTCTGATCCTTTTATCAGCCCTTTTGCTACCCTATTTATTAGCCCCGTATCCGATGAAACCATGAATCCTATCGGTGGGATGAATGTCTTTGATCTTAACGTCATTGTAGCGATTATTGTATATGCCCTGTTGGGATGGTTGGGGGTAACCATCGTCAGGTATTTGTACAAGCGCCCATAA
- a CDS encoding DUF3119 family protein, translating into MNINQTPSKISETIELTPNFRIPIIIIISAFPLIIIQPIIGGVVGLFGIFLTIQTTQIKLKFAPDTLEVYRGEKMIRTFPYAEWENWEIYWQPIPILFYFKEVKSIHFLPIIFDAKTLRDCLEQCFPKGT; encoded by the coding sequence ATGAATATTAATCAGACTCCATCGAAAATATCTGAAACCATCGAATTAACCCCTAATTTTAGAATCCCCATTATTATCATTATCAGTGCCTTTCCTTTGATAATTATTCAACCCATAATAGGAGGTGTTGTTGGTTTATTTGGTATCTTCTTAACTATTCAAACTACCCAAATAAAACTAAAATTTGCCCCAGATACTTTAGAGGTATATAGAGGAGAAAAAATGATTAGAACCTTCCCCTATGCAGAATGGGAAAACTGGGAAATTTATTGGCAACCTATTCCCATATTATTTTATTTTAAAGAAGTTAAAAGTATTCATTTTTTACCCATTATCTTCGATGCCAAAACTTTACGGGATTGCTTAGAACAATGTTTTCCTAAAGGTACTTAA